One Alcaligenes ammonioxydans DNA segment encodes these proteins:
- the lptM gene encoding LPS translocon maturation chaperone LptM, with protein sequence MNKLRSSRLLALLALSALLGACGYKGPLYHPPAQESADAQTAPR encoded by the coding sequence ATGAACAAACTACGTTCCTCCCGTTTGCTGGCCTTGTTGGCACTGAGCGCCTTGCTGGGCGCCTGCGGTTACAAAGGCCCCTTGTACCATCCCCCAGCGCAGGAATCAGCGGACGCCCAGACAGCGCCGCGCTGA